AATATCCTCACGGAATGTCTCAAGGAAACCGTAAGGCATCGTGTTGCCAAAGCCCTTGGCGAGCGGGCTGAGCGCATCGTCAATGCTGGAATCGTAGAACGGACCCGCCGCCGTCACATCCTGCGTGATATCTTCCGCACCGACATACAGAGGCCGTCTCTCGGCGGGCATTTTTTCGATGGCGGCACGCCAGTGACGGAAACCCATCATCTCGTTGCAGCCGAAATTGTCGATCAGGCTCTGGTAAACTTTCCAGCTGACACCGGCTGACTCCAGACGGTCCGCATAGGTGGTCCAGGTCCATCCCGTCGTCGACGCGCCGATATCGTTTCCGCCGTTGAACTGATTGTTCAGACCCGCCACTTCGACGCGGCTGCCATCAATGGGACTGATGCCGTTCGGACCGTTGGTGCCCGTCCAGTAGAACAGACGATTGGCGATTGTCCCCGTGTGCATACCGCAATGATAGGAATCACAGATCGTGAAGGCATCTGCCAGCGCACGATGGAACGGTACTTCCGATGTCTCGTAATAGCCCATCGAGAGCGGCGTCTTGGCCGTCGGCCAGGAGCTCATGCGTCCGTTATCCCAGGCGGCCTGTGCGTCCGACCATGTGTGCGGCGTGCCGCCTGCACGGAGAGCGTTGCCCTTTGTCTCATCGAGATGATACGGAATCAGTGTGCTTGTGACACTGCTTTTCGTATAGTTCTGATAGAAGATGTTGGCGCCGTTGGGCGTAGGAATAGGGAAGCGGTCACCGTATCCACGCACGCCCCTGAACGTCCCGAAGTAACTGTCGAAGGACCGGTTTTCCAGCATCAGCATCACGACGTGTTTCACGTCCATGATGGTTCCCGTGGCGTTGTGCGCATCGATGGCGAGCGCGCGGCGAATGGCCGGCGGGAAGGTGGAAAGGGTTGCCATGGCAGCAGCTGAGCCGAGCGAAGATCGCAGGAAATTCCGCTTTGATATGTTGATCGTCATGATGGAAGAGGAGCCTCGAATCCGGGTAAAGCATCACTGCCTGTTGAGTCGCCAGGAACTGTTGAAATGAATCATTCAAAATAGTGCAAAAAAATGTAAATATATACATCCTGCCTGAATGATCATTTCATCAAGTCATCCCGGACGCTTCTTAGAAACTCTTTTCGGCAATACTCAACCTATTTTTAATGACGTTTTAAGGTCAACCGTCGACAGTTCAATCAAACCAGAGTTTTATTTTATGGACAGGTTTCATCGTGACACTCCTTTGCCGACAACGACGTTATCAGGCCCATCAGACAGGGATTTTTAGCGGCTTCTGTCATGAAGCGGACAAACGGGGCAGGGCTCCCTCTCTGCGCTGTCATCAAAGCCCATCGACCATTCAGAAAACTGTCGTGTGAAGAATGATTTTTTTGATCGTGAGATTTATGTGACAAACATGCCATCCGAGATGGCATGAGAGAACAGCCAGTCCGACCACGCCAAGTTCCGGCACTGTCGCTCCCTTCTGTCCGGTCAGCAGCAGGCGATCGGGATTTCGGACATTTTCAGGATGCGGATCAGCCGGGCCCTGTCCATCCGGTCTGCAAGTTCGCCACCCAGACCGGCGGGGAAAGCGGCGGGGAGAACGAACACCCCCGCCGCGAACGCCACGATCCATGACGCACCGCCAGCGATGGCCACAGAACCAGTGCGGTCAGGGCGTTACGCAGAAATATATCGCAGGGCGCAGAGGAAAACTGGCTGATCAGGCACTCATCCCACAGCGGAATGAACCTGATTAAGAGCCTGTGCAGCAAAATACCCTGCCGCAACAGACATCATGCAGAGCGCGACGGACAATCCGATATTCAGAAGGGCACGTTCAGGAGTTCCATTGCGGAGCAGATCAAGTGTCTGAAGGCTGAAGGAGGAGAACGTCGTATAGCCTCCGCAGATACCCACCATGAACACCAGACGGGCGGTATCGGAGACCTGTAGACGCCCGCCACCCGCCGTCAGCCCGGCGAAGAAAGCAATGGCGAAAGAACCGGTCACATTGATCAGAATAGTTCCCCAGGGAAGCGACTGGCTCCAGCGCGCCATCGCGAGGCCGATCCAGTATCGCAGAAGGGTTCCTGCGGCCCCGCCCAGCGCAATAAGGATCGTCGGTAGTAGGGTTGTGGGCATATCCTGTTCTGTCTCCGGTCCGGGAACTCTGTTTCAGTGGTGCGTCAGAATGGGAAGAGTATCGTGCGCAAGGATATCCTGCGTCACGCCACCGAAAAGCCATTCGAGAAAATGCGAGTGGGTGTAAGCCCCCATGATCAGAAGATCGCCTCCGGCTGAAAGGGCGCGTTTTCTGATCTCCTCTCCGGCAATGGAGGAGGAAATTATGAAACGATCAACGGAAACTTCGATATTTTCAGAACGCAGAACCTGAACGATTTCCGGTGTCTGCTCTTCATTCTCCCGTGTTTCGCCAATAATGAATGTGACGCGGGAAGCCCGTTCCAGCAGTGGGCGCGCCTGAAGGATGAGTTGATCCAGACTGGATGACGGATGCCATGCAATCACCGGGTGAACCGCCACAGTCTGCCTGTGCTGAAGCGGGGTGATGAGCACTGTCGCCTGAGCATCATATAACGCTCCATCAAAAGCCTGTCTGATATAATCAGGATCATCGGCAAGTGGACGGCCCAGGACTGTCAGATCAGCCTGCGCGGCCTGATCAGCGACAAGCTTTCGGGGGACACCGGAGACCTCACTCCACTCAATGACTCCCGATGGATGTGAAGAGGCAAGCCACTGTTCAAAAATCTTGTGCAAGGCAAAAGATCGAGCCATTCCCTCGCTCTCAAATCGTGTCCTTTCATCGACAGTGGGAAGACCTTCATCCGGTGACTGGAATCTTGGATCGACAGCAGCACGTGGATGAAGAATCCTGACATCAGAATCAGGGATTTTTTTCAAAAGAAGACGTGTTGTTTCCAGCGTGAAAAGCGCTGTCTCAGGGCGATCAAGAATGACGAGAATGCGCATGGCCACTTTCCCTGTGACTTAAGAATGCTGTCCGGAAATCCGGCTATTTTCTTGGCGTGGCCGCAAGGATGCCTGCATGATTTCTCGCAAGGCCACAGGATAATGCACACCCCGTCGAAGCAGATTTTGTGCATGACGGTTTCTGGAAAAAAGATGACTCATGATTCTGGACAGACCCCTCCCTCGGCGCTTCTTTAGCGAGGTAGGAATCATCAGCTCCGTTGAGCGGTTTGACCTTCGGAAAGGTCAGGCAGAATCCATTGCCTTCTGCTGCCAGTGTGCAAGCGTGACAGCCTTTCGTCAAGCAACCTGACAGGAAAATCGACACTCACTGGCAGGCATCAGGGCCAACATCCGGAATGCCGACGCGTATCCAGCATTGACATGATGAGGTCATTGCAGTTCTGGTACATTCTGTATGGTTCTTCATTCTGTTTTTGCAGGAAGAAGCTAAGAGGGAAGTCCGGTATAATGCCGGCGCTGCCCCCGCAACTGTAAATGGCGAGTTGCCAATCGCCTGTATGTCACTGGAAACCGTTTATTTCCGGGAAGACTGATTGGCCGCGATGACCCATGAGCCAGGAGACCTGCCATGCATGTTTCAACCACCGGCGGGGTGCCCGGGGCGGCTGTGTCGGGCATTGCGGTTCCCCGTCTGGAGAACTGTGTGCGAACGCTTCTGCCCTGTTCCTGTCATACCGAACAGGCATCAGATGGCTTTACTGTTTCCGGACAGGCACAACGAACGTGACGGCGACCTTCGTCCGCAACGATTGGCTTTGCATCAACACTATCCAGCGCTCCCCCTTTGCTTCTCTTTTCTGGTTGGAAGGCCGTCTACCGATCTGTCTTTTGCGAAGGCGCGCTATCAGGCTAGAAATCTGGCCAGCTACGGCATTGACGGACACCATGTGACAAACGCGCCCAGCTTTGTCTGGTCCTTTGGTATCATTGCTGATCATGGGCCATGGTATGGCGGCCTGCAGGTCCGCTGGCCTGGCGGTTATCCACTGGTTGAAGACAACAGTCTGCGATCGAAGGGCTATCAGGAGGTCAATCTGAACATCAGTTACCGCTTCACGAAGACTCTCAAACTGGAAGCCAGCGTCTTCAATGCCCATGCCTACGCCGCGCAATACGCCTATGATTACCGCCTGAGACCGGCCTCGGCGGCGCAGTCCGGAGCAACCGGCCATCCCATTAAGCCGATCTCGGCGCGATCTGCGGTGCAGTATGGCGTCTGATCTCGCGCAAGGGCACAAGCCCGCTCTCCGTCTCCGGATCATCGTGCTGGGAATCTGTCTGCTTCTTGCCAATCTGGGAATCTGGATATGGGCACTGGTGCTTTTCAGACACTCCCCCGTTCTGCTGGGCAATGCCCTCATTGCCTACGGGTTCGGACTCAGACACGCCGTGGATGCGGACCATATCGCCGCCATCGATAACGTGACCCGCCAGCTCATACAGGCGGGCAAACGCCCCCTGACGCTGGGTCTATGGTTTGCGATGGGACATTCGACAATTGTCATGATTGCGACATTCAGCACGATCATGCTGTCACACACCCTGCAGGATCGCCTCGATGCGTGGCGAGATATAGGAGGTGTGATCAGCACGGTTGTTTCGGCAACCTTCCTGTTCGTTCTGGCCCTGATCAATCTTCTGGTTCTGCTCTCAACCTGGAAGACCTACCGAAACGCCAAAAAGCACCCTGAGGAAAAGCCTGACAGCATCGAGAAACTTCTGGAGCAGAAAGGCGTGCTGGCGCGGTTTCTCAGACCGCTATTCAAGCTGGTTTCCAAAAGCTGGCATATGTTTTTTCTCGGATTCCTCTTCGGCCTGGGCTTCGACACGGCAACAGAGGTGTCCCTGCTGGGCCTGTCGGCATCCGAAGCCAGCCATGGTATCGCCCTTGCATCCATTATGGTTTTTCCAGCGCTTTTTGCGGCGGGAATGTCTCTCATTGACACGGCGGACGGGGTGCTGATGACGGGCGCTTACCAGTGGGCTTTTGTCGATCCCCTGCGCAAACTCCGTTACAATATCGCCATCACTCTGGTTTCCGTGCTCGTCGCGCTCATCATCGGCAGCATCGAGACGCTCAACCTTATTGCTGACCAGTTCAACATACAGGGAAAGCTCTGGAACATGATGGCGTCGTTGGGAGAGAGCTTCAATACACTTGGCTTTATTGTGATCGCGCTCTTCGCTCTGGCATGGGCGGGTTCCGCCATCATCTATCGTTACGGGAAGTATAAAAATACTGCTGGAAGATCGGAGTAAAGGTTCGGGTGCTCTTTCAATGAGTGACACCCGAGGTTGTCGCAATTCGTTAAATAAAGCGTTTCTCTGCCTGGCAAATACGCTTTCAGGGCTTTGCCCCGCATCCCACAAAGGGACACAGTCCCTTTGATCCCGACCTGTTGAAGCAGGCAGACAAAGCGGCTGTCGTCTTTTCCGAAAGCAGGGCGAAGCCCTCCCCTGCTTTCAGTGTGTGAAACATCCAGACCATAAAAAAACACCGCCCCGGAGAGGCGGTGTTTCAAATGTCGGCACGTCTCAGACGCTGAAACGATGACCTGAAAAATCAGTTATTCATCGCTTCAAAGAAGTCATTGTTCGACTTGCTGTATTTCAGCTTGTCGAGCAGGAACTCCATGGCGTCCATCGTGCCCATCGGCGCGAGGATACGACGCAGCACCCACATCTTGGAGAGCGTGGCGCGATCGACCAGCATCTCTTCCTTACGCGTGCCGCTCTTGGTGATGTCGATGGCCGGGAAGACACGCTTGTCGGCCAGCTTCCGGTCAAGGATGAGTTCGGAGTTACCCGTGCCCTTGAACTCTTCGAAGATGACTTCATCCATACGCGACCCGGTATCGATCAGCGCGGTCGCGATGATCGTCAGCGAGCCGCCTTCCTCGATGTTACGGGCCGCACCGAAGAAACGCTTCGGACGCTGGAGCGCGTTGGCGTCCACACCACCGGTCAGCACCTTGCCCGATGAAGGAACGACGGTGTTGTAGGCGCGGGCCAGACGGGTGATCGAGTCGAGCAGGATGACCACGTCGCGCTTGTGTTCGACGAGGCGCTTGGCCTTCTCCAGCACCATCTCCGTGACCTGCACGTGACGCTGTGCGGGCTCATCGAAGGTGGACGCCACGACTTCGCCACGCACGGAGCGGGCCATGTCGGTGACTTCTTCCGGACGTTCGTCGATCAGCAGAACGATCAGGAAGACTTCCGGATGGTTGGCGGAGATCGAACTGGCGATGCTCTGGAGCATCACGGTCTTGCCGGTGCGTGGCGGAGCGACGATCAGCGCGCGCTGGCCCATGCCGATCGGCGCGACAAGGTCGATGACGCGGGAGGTGAAGTCGCGCTGCGTACCCTTTTTGCCCTTGGTCGGAGGAGGCTCGACTTCGCCCTGACCCTCGACTTCCATCTGCAGACGGCGCTCAGGATAGAGCGGCGTGAGATTGTCGAAGTTGATGCGATGGCGGACTGCTTCGGGCGGCTCGAAGTTGATCGTGTTGACCTTCAGCAGCGAGAAGTAACGCTCACCGTCGCGCGGGGCGCGGATCTGGCCTTCCACCGTGTCGCCCGTGCGCAGGCCGAAGCGGCGCACCTGAAGGGGAGAAATATAGATGTCATCGGGGCCGGGGAGGTAGTTGGCCTCCGGGGAACGGAGATAGCCAAAACCGTCCGGCAGGATTTCCAGTGTTCCTTCGCCGTAAATCGCCTGGTCATTATCGGCCAGCGTCTTGAGAATGGCGAAAAGAAGCTCCTGCTTGCGAAGAGAGGAAGCATTCTCCACACCGAGTTCTTCGGCATAGGAAAGAAGATCGGCCGGAGAT
The Acetobacter aceti genome window above contains:
- the crcB gene encoding fluoride efflux transporter CrcB — encoded protein: MPTTLLPTILIALGGAAGTLLRYWIGLAMARWSQSLPWGTILINVTGSFAIAFFAGLTAGGGRLQVSDTARLVFMVGICGGYTTFSSFSLQTLDLLRNGTPERALLNIGLSVALCMMSVAAGYFAAQALNQVHSAVG
- a CDS encoding universal stress protein is translated as MRILVILDRPETALFTLETTRLLLKKIPDSDVRILHPRAAVDPRFQSPDEGLPTVDERTRFESEGMARSFALHKIFEQWLASSHPSGVIEWSEVSGVPRKLVADQAAQADLTVLGRPLADDPDYIRQAFDGALYDAQATVLITPLQHRQTVAVHPVIAWHPSSSLDQLILQARPLLERASRVTFIIGETRENEEQTPEIVQVLRSENIEVSVDRFIISSSIAGEEIRKRALSAGGDLLIMGAYTHSHFLEWLFGGVTQDILAHDTLPILTHH
- a CDS encoding TonB-dependent receptor domain-containing protein, producing MALLFPDRHNERDGDLRPQRLALHQHYPALPLCFSFLVGRPSTDLSFAKARYQARNLASYGIDGHHVTNAPSFVWSFGIIADHGPWYGGLQVRWPGGYPLVEDNSLRSKGYQEVNLNISYRFTKTLKLEASVFNAHAYAAQYAYDYRLRPASAAQSGATGHPIKPISARSAVQYGV
- a CDS encoding HoxN/HupN/NixA family nickel/cobalt transporter; translated protein: MASDLAQGHKPALRLRIIVLGICLLLANLGIWIWALVLFRHSPVLLGNALIAYGFGLRHAVDADHIAAIDNVTRQLIQAGKRPLTLGLWFAMGHSTIVMIATFSTIMLSHTLQDRLDAWRDIGGVISTVVSATFLFVLALINLLVLLSTWKTYRNAKKHPEEKPDSIEKLLEQKGVLARFLRPLFKLVSKSWHMFFLGFLFGLGFDTATEVSLLGLSASEASHGIALASIMVFPALFAAGMSLIDTADGVLMTGAYQWAFVDPLRKLRYNIAITLVSVLVALIIGSIETLNLIADQFNIQGKLWNMMASLGESFNTLGFIVIALFALAWAGSAIIYRYGKYKNTAGRSE
- the rho gene encoding transcription termination factor Rho — protein: MHLVELKAKSPADLLSYAEELGVENASSLRKQELLFAILKTLADNDQAIYGEGTLEILPDGFGYLRSPEANYLPGPDDIYISPLQVRRFGLRTGDTVEGQIRAPRDGERYFSLLKVNTINFEPPEAVRHRINFDNLTPLYPERRLQMEVEGQGEVEPPPTKGKKGTQRDFTSRVIDLVAPIGMGQRALIVAPPRTGKTVMLQSIASSISANHPEVFLIVLLIDERPEEVTDMARSVRGEVVASTFDEPAQRHVQVTEMVLEKAKRLVEHKRDVVILLDSITRLARAYNTVVPSSGKVLTGGVDANALQRPKRFFGAARNIEEGGSLTIIATALIDTGSRMDEVIFEEFKGTGNSELILDRKLADKRVFPAIDITKSGTRKEEMLVDRATLSKMWVLRRILAPMGTMDAMEFLLDKLKYSKSNNDFFEAMNN